A region of [Bacteroides] pectinophilus DNA encodes the following proteins:
- a CDS encoding bifunctional anthranilate synthase component II/anthranilate phosphoribosyltransferase encodes MPGKEHIMILIIDNYDSFTYNVAQVVEGLYPHVEVIRNDRITIEEIEKKTPEAIIISPGPSYPSQAGISEDVIRHFAGKLPILGICLGHQAIGEVFGGKIVRGEEPMHGKSSQVKLDGTCPLFMGLPESISVARYHSLVISRENFPESLTITAEDENGTIMAVQHREYPIYGVQFHPESILCEMGTNILANFLSECVGIKVEAEVPSIPEEKRTALKKYIALAADGKNLTEDEAYAAMNIIMGDAATKAQTSAFLMAMRMKGETIEEITGFAKGMRNKASIIKGFRSAVDIVGTGGDMAGTFNISTTSSFVIAAAGIPVAKHGNRAASSKSGAADCLDALGVNIKLSPDDAARCLDRTGIAFLFAQVFHGAMRYVAPVRKEIGARTFFNILGPLTNPALADYIVLGIYDENLMELMANVLIQLGIKGAMVVNGCDGLDEITMTGKTHVVEVRDGAARRYDIDPHDYGFEYCESSVLEGGTPAENAHITLGILDGTDRGARRNTVILNAGCAIYCSGHAKDIKEGVAIATEMIDSGKALAKLNEMKEFTNNI; translated from the coding sequence ATGCCGGGAAAGGAACATATCATGATACTTATTATAGACAATTACGACAGTTTCACTTATAACGTGGCACAGGTTGTTGAAGGCCTGTACCCTCATGTAGAAGTTATCAGAAACGACAGGATTACAATAGAGGAGATTGAAAAGAAGACTCCTGAGGCAATCATCATATCACCGGGTCCTTCTTATCCTTCACAGGCAGGAATCAGCGAAGATGTGATAAGACACTTTGCAGGAAAGCTTCCGATTCTCGGAATATGTCTCGGACATCAGGCTATCGGTGAGGTGTTTGGTGGTAAGATTGTACGCGGTGAGGAGCCTATGCACGGCAAATCATCACAGGTTAAGCTTGACGGCACATGCCCGCTGTTCATGGGACTTCCCGAAAGTATATCTGTTGCAAGATATCATTCCCTCGTCATCAGCAGAGAGAATTTTCCTGAATCACTCACAATTACCGCAGAAGATGAGAATGGTACAATAATGGCAGTACAGCACAGGGAATATCCTATATATGGTGTGCAGTTCCATCCCGAATCGATTCTCTGCGAGATGGGTACCAACATTCTTGCCAACTTCTTAAGCGAATGTGTCGGAATAAAGGTAGAAGCTGAGGTTCCTTCTATTCCTGAGGAGAAACGAACGGCACTGAAAAAATATATTGCTCTTGCTGCAGACGGCAAAAATCTGACAGAGGATGAGGCCTACGCAGCCATGAATATCATTATGGGAGATGCAGCCACAAAAGCACAGACATCTGCATTTCTTATGGCTATGCGGATGAAGGGCGAAACTATTGAAGAGATTACAGGCTTCGCAAAAGGCATGCGCAATAAAGCAAGCATTATCAAAGGCTTCCGCTCTGCCGTTGATATCGTAGGAACCGGCGGCGATATGGCAGGAACATTTAACATATCAACAACCTCATCATTTGTAATAGCTGCGGCAGGAATTCCTGTTGCAAAGCACGGCAACCGCGCCGCTTCAAGCAAATCCGGTGCCGCTGACTGTCTTGACGCACTCGGTGTAAATATTAAGCTTTCACCTGATGATGCAGCCAGATGCCTCGACCGGACCGGCATCGCATTTCTGTTCGCCCAGGTATTTCATGGTGCTATGAGATATGTTGCTCCTGTAAGAAAAGAAATAGGTGCAAGAACGTTTTTCAATATACTCGGACCGCTTACCAATCCGGCACTTGCTGATTACATTGTACTCGGCATATATGACGAAAACCTGATGGAGCTTATGGCTAATGTCCTTATACAGCTCGGAATTAAGGGAGCAATGGTTGTAAACGGCTGTGACGGACTTGATGAGATTACCATGACCGGCAAGACACATGTTGTTGAAGTCCGTGACGGTGCAGCCAGAAGATATGACATTGACCCGCATGATTACGGCTTTGAATACTGCGAGTCTTCAGTTCTTGAGGGCGGTACTCCTGCCGAAAATGCACATATAACGCTCGGAATTCTTGATGGTACAGACCGAGGTGCGCGACGCAATACTGTAATTCTCAATGCAGGCTGCGCAATCTACTGTTCAGGCCATGCAAAGGATATTAAAGAAGGCGTTGCAATTGCCACCGAGATGATTGACAGCGGCAAAGCGCTCGCAAAACTTAATGAAATGAAAGAATTTACTAATAATATATAA
- the trpC gene encoding indole-3-glycerol phosphate synthase TrpC, with translation MFLEDIISRRREQLAREKSVTSPERMRELALTSPQPSAQTSHVFRNALLKDGLSVIAEVKKASPSKGLIQPDFNPAAIAKAYEAAGASAISCLTEEHYFQGSSEYLADIRKNVSIPLLRKDFIIDDYQIYEARVLGADAILLIAAVLNDNELEAYYRLAGELRLDVLAEAHDEKEVKRLVNIGFDIIGINNRNLKTFEVSLENTKRLSSFIPETTVMVCESGIKNNADMHYAKASGADAVLVGETLMRSGLAGIPECMHSLRQSV, from the coding sequence ATGTTTTTGGAAGATATTATAAGCAGGCGCAGAGAGCAGCTTGCACGCGAAAAATCTGTCACATCACCGGAACGCATGAGGGAACTTGCACTCACATCTCCACAGCCTTCAGCGCAGACTTCCCATGTATTCAGAAATGCCTTGCTTAAAGACGGACTTTCTGTAATCGCAGAAGTAAAGAAAGCTTCTCCGTCCAAAGGACTGATACAGCCTGACTTTAATCCGGCTGCAATCGCAAAAGCATACGAAGCTGCCGGGGCATCTGCAATATCGTGCCTCACTGAAGAGCATTATTTTCAGGGTTCATCGGAATATCTTGCGGATATCCGTAAAAATGTTTCAATTCCTCTGCTCCGCAAGGATTTTATTATTGACGATTATCAGATATATGAAGCGCGTGTCCTCGGTGCGGATGCAATTCTCCTTATAGCTGCCGTACTTAATGACAATGAGCTTGAGGCTTATTACAGACTTGCCGGCGAGCTTAGGCTTGACGTACTTGCCGAAGCACATGATGAGAAAGAGGTTAAGCGCCTTGTAAATATCGGATTTGATATTATCGGAATAAACAACCGCAACCTTAAGACATTTGAGGTATCCCTTGAAAATACAAAGCGCCTCTCTTCTTTCATTCCTGAGACTACGGTTATGGTATGCGAGAGCGGCATCAAAAATAACGCCGATATGCACTATGCCAAAGCGTCCGGAGCTGATGCGGTTCTAGTCGGTGAAACACTTATGCGCAGCGGACTTGCAGGCATTCCCGAATGCATGCACTCTCTCAGACAAAGCGTATAG
- the trpB gene encoding tryptophan synthase subunit beta, producing MNKKGRFGDFGGQYVPETVMNAVSELEEAYRRYKDDPEFNRELQALYHDYANRPSLLYYADKMTKDLGGAKIYIKREDLNHTGAHKINNVLGQILLAKRMGKKRIIAETGAGQHGVATATVCALFGLECCVYMGIEDTQRQSLNVYRMELLGAKVVPVHSGTGTLKDAINEAMRDWCTNIETTFYCIGSVMGPHPYPEMVRDFQKVISAEIKTQLQEKEGRLPDCVVACVGGGSNAMGAFYNFIPDTSVRLVGAEAAGRGADTPMNAATLTNGSTGIFHGMKSIFLQDKYGQIAPVYSISAGLDYPGIGPEHANLWKTGRADYVAITDEEAVCAFEYLSRMEGIIPAIESAHAVAAAIKIAPTMSPDQIMVINLSGRGDKDVYSVARYRGHDIENS from the coding sequence ATGAATAAAAAAGGAAGATTCGGAGATTTTGGCGGGCAATACGTTCCTGAGACTGTTATGAATGCAGTATCGGAGCTTGAGGAAGCTTATCGCAGATATAAGGATGACCCTGAATTCAACAGGGAACTGCAGGCACTCTACCACGATTATGCCAACCGCCCGTCACTCCTGTATTATGCTGATAAGATGACAAAAGACCTCGGAGGCGCTAAGATATATATTAAGCGTGAGGATCTTAACCATACAGGCGCACACAAGATTAACAACGTACTCGGTCAGATTCTCCTTGCCAAACGAATGGGCAAAAAAAGAATCATCGCTGAGACAGGTGCCGGCCAGCACGGTGTTGCAACCGCTACGGTATGTGCTCTCTTCGGGCTTGAGTGCTGTGTATACATGGGAATTGAAGATACACAGAGGCAGTCACTTAATGTATACAGAATGGAGCTTCTCGGTGCCAAGGTTGTCCCTGTTCACAGTGGAACCGGAACTCTCAAGGATGCAATAAATGAGGCAATGCGCGACTGGTGTACCAATATCGAAACAACCTTTTACTGCATCGGCTCCGTAATGGGGCCTCATCCGTACCCTGAGATGGTCCGTGACTTCCAGAAGGTAATCAGTGCTGAGATTAAGACACAGCTTCAGGAGAAAGAGGGACGTCTTCCTGACTGCGTTGTGGCATGTGTCGGAGGCGGCTCTAATGCAATGGGCGCTTTCTATAATTTTATTCCTGATACTTCTGTCCGTCTTGTCGGTGCAGAAGCTGCCGGACGCGGTGCCGATACTCCTATGAATGCCGCTACCCTCACTAACGGAAGCACGGGAATATTCCATGGCATGAAGTCTATTTTCCTTCAGGATAAATACGGCCAGATTGCCCCGGTATATTCAATATCTGCCGGTCTTGACTATCCGGGAATCGGCCCTGAGCATGCAAATCTGTGGAAGACAGGGCGCGCTGACTACGTTGCGATTACTGATGAGGAGGCTGTATGTGCATTTGAATATCTGTCACGAATGGAAGGAATTATACCGGCAATCGAATCTGCACATGCCGTTGCTGCCGCAATTAAGATTGCTCCGACAATGAGCCCTGACCAGATTATGGTTATAAATCTTTCCGGACGCGGTGACAAGGATGTATACTCTGTTGCCAGATACCGCGGACACGATATAGAGAATTCTTAA
- the trpA gene encoding tryptophan synthase subunit alpha: MNTSNKDINRIDRCFAELKAANKKALITFVTAGDPDLETTEKTVLEMFDRGADIIELGVPFSDPIAEGVTIQKASLRSLNNGTTLDKIFDTVKNIRTTTDKPLLLMMYLNTIFVYGTEKFFSLCREYGVDGVIVPDMPYEERDEILPYADKYGIHNINLVSPASHDRIKKIAADSSGFLYCVSSNGVTGTRSGFSTDFDEFFGLIRDNASCPYCVGFGISGAQQARDMASYCDGVIVGSAIVNIIAENGKDCVNKVGDFVQELKEEISDSI; the protein is encoded by the coding sequence ATGAATACAAGCAATAAAGATATTAACCGAATTGACAGATGCTTTGCCGAGCTTAAGGCTGCCAATAAAAAGGCGCTCATAACATTTGTGACCGCCGGTGATCCCGATCTTGAAACAACCGAAAAGACCGTGCTTGAGATGTTTGACCGCGGTGCTGACATAATAGAACTCGGTGTTCCGTTCTCAGACCCTATTGCGGAGGGTGTAACTATCCAGAAGGCATCCCTGCGCTCACTCAATAACGGTACTACGCTTGATAAGATTTTTGATACGGTCAAAAATATCAGAACAACGACCGACAAACCTCTTCTTCTCATGATGTATCTTAATACTATATTTGTGTACGGAACAGAGAAATTCTTCTCTTTATGCCGCGAATATGGAGTTGACGGCGTTATCGTCCCTGATATGCCATACGAGGAACGCGATGAGATTCTTCCATACGCTGATAAATATGGCATCCACAATATAAATCTTGTGTCTCCTGCTTCACATGACCGTATCAAGAAGATTGCCGCCGATTCATCAGGCTTTCTCTATTGCGTATCATCTAACGGCGTTACCGGTACACGAAGCGGCTTCAGCACTGATTTTGACGAATTCTTCGGACTAATACGCGACAACGCATCCTGCCCGTATTGTGTCGGCTTCGGCATATCCGGCGCACAGCAGGCACGTGACATGGCATCCTACTGTGATGGCGTAATTGTTGGAAGCGCCATTGTAAATATCATTGCTGAAAACGGAAAAGACTGCGTTAATAAGGTCGGTGACTTTGTTCAGGAGCTGAAGGAGGAAATCTCAGACTCCATATAA
- a CDS encoding Gfo/Idh/MocA family oxidoreductase — MECRDLRIALIGVGNMGKKYAAMITSGEVPHMKLSAVVIRKDELMEWGRSLINVDGEKTAIFRNTQDLFNSPDLYDAVIIATPHKTHRDIALEAFRLKKDVLCDKPAAADIGEAEDMENAATNNDCIYGIVFHQRLYAKYRKLKELIDSGAIGIIKRVCLINSRYLRTAHYHSSSPWRSSFCGEGGGALINQGQHILDMWQYLFGMPRELYASIPFGKYNDFAVDDEATIIMRYDDGMTGTFILSTGEACCEERLEVIGTKGRALLIDNTLTLTKHQDVTGYIRDAAANSREDMEFTEETIEFEKQPEPYPALLEKFAQASVRHDDSLLAAKGAEGINALMLCASAYYSAYNNISVQLPLKADDYRELMSELIANEKSVYF, encoded by the coding sequence ATGGAATGTAGAGATTTGAGAATTGCACTTATAGGTGTTGGCAACATGGGAAAAAAATATGCTGCAATGATAACTTCAGGAGAAGTTCCGCATATGAAGCTTTCTGCGGTTGTAATCAGAAAAGATGAATTAATGGAGTGGGGCAGAAGTCTTATTAATGTTGATGGGGAAAAGACAGCAATTTTCAGAAATACGCAGGATTTATTTAATTCACCGGATTTGTATGATGCGGTTATTATTGCTACGCCGCACAAGACACACAGAGATATAGCACTGGAGGCATTCAGGCTTAAAAAAGATGTGTTGTGCGATAAACCGGCGGCAGCAGATATAGGCGAAGCAGAAGATATGGAGAATGCGGCAACTAATAATGACTGCATATATGGCATAGTGTTTCATCAAAGACTATATGCAAAATACAGAAAGCTCAAGGAACTTATTGACTCCGGAGCTATTGGGATTATAAAAAGAGTATGCCTCATTAATTCAAGATATCTGCGCACGGCACATTATCATTCATCAAGTCCGTGGAGAAGCAGTTTTTGCGGAGAAGGCGGTGGCGCACTGATTAATCAGGGCCAGCATATACTTGACATGTGGCAGTATCTGTTCGGTATGCCGCGGGAGCTCTATGCCTCAATTCCGTTTGGAAAATATAATGATTTTGCAGTGGATGATGAGGCAACAATAATCATGCGGTACGATGACGGGATGACCGGAACATTTATCCTGTCAACAGGTGAAGCATGCTGCGAAGAGCGGCTTGAGGTCATAGGGACAAAGGGGCGCGCACTGCTTATTGATAATACACTTACACTTACAAAGCATCAGGACGTAACCGGGTATATAAGAGATGCTGCTGCTAATTCGCGGGAAGACATGGAATTCACAGAAGAAACGATTGAGTTTGAGAAGCAGCCCGAACCATATCCGGCACTCCTTGAAAAATTTGCGCAGGCATCGGTCAGACATGATGATTCACTGCTTGCGGCGAAGGGAGCTGAAGGTATTAATGCTCTTATGCTCTGTGCATCAGCATATTATTCGGCTTACAACAACATATCAGTACAGTTACCATTGAAAGCTGATGATTACAGAGAATTAATGAGTGAACTTATTGCGAATGAGAAGAGTGTGTATTTTTGA